The Desulfotignum phosphitoxidans DSM 13687 DNA segment TGAGAATGGAAGGTTCATCTTCCACCAGCAGGATGGTTTCTGTTCCCCCGGCAATAACTTTTTTCTCAGGAACTGCCTTGTCGGTTTCTTTATCGTCAACCAACCGGGGCAGGTAGATTTTGAAAGTGGAACCCTGGCCGGGTTCGCTGTATACATTGATGAACCCGTTGTTCTGTTTGACAATGCCATAGATGGTCGCAAGTCCCAAGCCGGTGCCTTTGCCCACCTCCTTGGTGGTGAAGAACGGCTCGAACAGATTGTCCAGAATATCCTTGTCCATGCCGCAGCCGTTGTCACTAACCGCCAACAGCACAAACTCTCCTGGGATAAATCCAGCGTGTTCTTTGCAGTATTCTTCATCAAATGTTTTTCTTCCAGTTTCAATGGTGAGTTTGCCCACTCCGGAGATGGCATCCCGTGCATTCACACAGAGGTTGGCAAGGATCTGGTCAATCTGAGACGGGTCCATTTTTACAGGCCACAAATGCGCCCCCGGCTGCCATACCAGATCAATGTCTTCTCCGATGAGCCGGCGCAGCATATTGAGCATGCTCTCCACAGTATCATTCAAATCTATCTTTTTGGGGGAAATGGTTTGTTTTCTGGCAAAAGCCAACAGCTGTTTTGTGATGTCTGCCGACCGCTTCGCTGCTTTTTGAATTTCTTTGAGGTCATCATGCAGCTCGTGGTTTTCATCTGCCTGCAACAATGCTAATTCAGTGTGCCCCAGAATCACCCCCAGCATGTTGTTGAAGTCATGGGCCACACCGCCAGCTAAACGGCCTACGGACTCCATTTTTTGGGCCTGCTGAAGCTGTTGTTCAGTCTTTTTTTGTTTTTCAGATATTTGACGAAACCGATTCAAAAGCAGATAAAATATGGGTAAAGAGCCACATATGACCAAAATGGCCATAATAATAGTTTCTATTACGTTGGATTTTAGAATTTTATTTATATCGGAAATCTCAAGCTCCGCAACCGCTAAGTAGACTTTTCCGTCAGGACTCAGCTCAGGAACCGCCATAGCTCTGAATGTCCCCCACCTGTCCTCATGAGTGAAAGAATAAGCTTTGCCACTATCAAAGGCCCTGTGAAAATTCTCATCAGCTTCTTTGAAGTGGGTAAAATACCTGACTTCCACATTTTGATCCAATTCCTCTTTAGTGGCGCTTGATGCTGTGATGTAAATGGCATCATCGTCTTGTACCAGCGTATAAAGGAATGTACAACCAGCCCTATTTGTGAATTCGGAAATCGCCTTAATATTTTGCCAGTCCTCTTCAGCCGCAATAGCTTCTGAGTTCTTTGCCCGATCATGAAAGTCTTTGGGTAAAAGATTTTTAATGCTGAGTGCAGCGACAAACAGCTTATTATCTATAAGAGACAGAGTTTCGCTTTTCTTTACATTATAAGAATAAATAGAGACACTTAGCAAAATAATGGCTAAAAATGTAAACGCCATAGTAAACGCCAGCCAGTCTCGTGATACTGGTTGTGTCAATTTGAGGTTTTTATTCTTCAATCTGATTCCCTTTGCTCACCTTGCATCAAGATTAATCCCTCAAGCGCCGACACATGCTTTTGTATTCTTGCATTATTAGAAAGTCCGCCAAAACTCAAGTATCTTGCAACAAAGCTTAATTCCATGAAAACTCAACCATAGTTTCGATATCATGAATTGCCGTATCAATGAAATGCGTGCATGTCAATTAGATAATCCTTATCCGCGTTAGGGAAAAATACGTAATGCCTGCATTTTTTTCGATAACGTCGGCTTAAACCAGGCCGCCTAAAGCCACGGTGATGGCTTCTCCGCTGACGCCGCTGGATTCTTCGGAAGACAGAAATGCGATCACGTGAGCCACTTCTTCGGGGGTCGCCACCCGGCCCGGCGGGTAGAGGGCCGCCCGTTCCTTCCACACCTCATCCAGGGTGATGCCGCGTTTTTCAGCTTCGGCTCCGGCGGATTTTTCCGCCATGGATGTCCGCACCCATCCGGGAAGCACGGCATTGGAGGTCACCCCATGGGGCCCGGCATCCCTGGAAATCGCGCGCATCAGGCCCAAAAGCCCGTGTTTGGCGCTGGTATAGGCACTGCCGGCATATTCCGCCTTTTCGCCGGCCGTGGAGCTGGTGAACACACACCGGCCATAGCCCTGTTCAATCATG contains these protein-coding regions:
- a CDS encoding ATP-binding protein; translation: MKNKNLKLTQPVSRDWLAFTMAFTFLAIILLSVSIYSYNVKKSETLSLIDNKLFVAALSIKNLLPKDFHDRAKNSEAIAAEEDWQNIKAISEFTNRAGCTFLYTLVQDDDAIYITASSATKEELDQNVEVRYFTHFKEADENFHRAFDSGKAYSFTHEDRWGTFRAMAVPELSPDGKVYLAVAELEISDINKILKSNVIETIIMAILVICGSLPIFYLLLNRFRQISEKQKKTEQQLQQAQKMESVGRLAGGVAHDFNNMLGVILGHTELALLQADENHELHDDLKEIQKAAKRSADITKQLLAFARKQTISPKKIDLNDTVESMLNMLRRLIGEDIDLVWQPGAHLWPVKMDPSQIDQILANLCVNARDAISGVGKLTIETGRKTFDEEYCKEHAGFIPGEFVLLAVSDNGCGMDKDILDNLFEPFFTTKEVGKGTGLGLATIYGIVKQNNGFINVYSEPGQGSTFKIYLPRLVDDKETDKAVPEKKVIAGGTETILLVEDEPSILRMTRMMLERKGYTVLSAATPSEAVEKAKSHSGAIDLLMTDVVMSEMNGRDLSRQITDLYPDIRLLFMSGYTANVIAHQGILDDGVSFIQKPFSMADMTENVRKLLDMTSDKS
- a CDS encoding SDR family NAD(P)-dependent oxidoreductase; translated protein: MPGVQGRVTLVTGAGRGIGRATAELLTSRGARVMAVARSKNELKTLGLDYVAADLGTPDGCAFAVKQTRERLGPVSILVCNHGIGSAHERVIWEQPPEVWQETLRINLDGPYYLSQMVVKDMIEQGYGRCVFTSSTAGEKAEYAGSAYTSAKHGLLGLMRAISRDAGPHGVTSNAVLPGWVRTSMAEKSAGAEAEKRGITLDEVWKERAALYPPGRVATPEEVAHVIAFLSSEESSGVSGEAITVALGGLV